In Lasioglossum baleicum chromosome 19, iyLasBale1, whole genome shotgun sequence, the following proteins share a genomic window:
- the LOC143218365 gene encoding protein mothers against dpp-like: MGRESGVRASEKSHHELKPLELCQYPFSAKQKEVCINPYHYKRVESPVLPPVLVPRHSEYPPGHSLLPFHQIAEPTMPHNVSYSSSGFNAGSTGGVNSTSPMSSVGSVPSPGSATSLNSQSPYGTNGLPETPPLAYSLPEDGSQPGQSPPPYPMAMDTTGSAEVAPVCYQESPYWASIAYYELNCRVGEVFHCHSHSVIVDGFTNPIYLITRRSPSCSRKALTTASKPSTKCPLLMDGVLNTIDKTSR; this comes from the exons ATGGGCAGAGAAAGCGGTGTCCGCGCTAGTGAAAAA TCTCACCATGAACTGAAGCCGCTCGAATTGTGCCAGTACCCTTTCTCTGCCAAGCAGAAGGAAGTTTGCATTAATCCCTACCATTATAAAAGAGTGGAGAGTCCGGTACTTCCACCGGTACTGGTCCCTAGACATTCAGAGTATCCCCCTGGACATTCTTTGCTACCGTTTCACCAGATAGCGGAACCGACGATGCCACATAATGTATCTTATTCTTCGAGTGGATTTAATGCTGGATCTACCGGAGGGGTAAATTCAACTTCGCCTATGTCTTCGGTTGGCTCGGTTCCCAGTCCAGGCAGTGCAACATCGCTGAATTCGCAGAGCCCTTATGGTACCAACGGATTACCAGAAACTCCTCCCTTAGCTTATTCGCTGCCCGAAGATGGTTCCCAACCTGGACAGTCACCGCCACCGTATCCAATGGCGATGGACACGACTGGCTCGGCCGAAGTGGCTCCAGTTTGTTATCAAGAATCACCCTATTGGGCCTCTATCGCTTATTACGAGTTAAACTGCAGAGTGGGTGAAGTTTTCCATTGTCACTCCCACTCTGTTATAGTGGACGGCTTCACAAATCCAAT ATATTTAATAACCAGGAGATCGCCCAGTTGCTCTCGCAAAGCGTTAACCACGGCTTCGAAACCGTCTACGA AATGTCCTTTGTTAATGGATGGGGTGCTGAATACCATCGACAAGACGTCACGTTGA
- the LOC143218258 gene encoding LOW QUALITY PROTEIN: protein mothers against dpp-like (The sequence of the model RefSeq protein was modified relative to this genomic sequence to represent the inferred CDS: inserted 1 base in 1 codon) translates to MDDEKGSSSSRPMSSLNSLFSFTSPAVKKLLGWKQGDEEEKWAEKAVSALVKKLKKRKGANEELERALNCPGTPNKCVTIPRSLDGQLQVSHRKGLPHVIYCRVWRWPDLQSHHELKPLELCQYPFSAKQKEVCINPYHYKRVESPVLPPVLVPRHSEYPPGHSLLPFHQIAEPTMPHNVSYSSSGFNAGSTGGVNSTSPMSSVGSVPSPGSATSLNSQSPYGTNGLPETPPLAYSLPEDGSQPGQSPPPYPMAMDTTGSAEVAPVCYQESPYWASIAYYELNCRVGEVFHCHSHSVIVDGFTNPXVNRNTTIEKTRRHIGNGVHLYYVGGEVYAECLSDPALFVQSRNCNHHHGFHPNAVYKIQPGCSLKIFNNQEIAQLLSQSVNHGFETVYELTKMCTIRMSFVNGWGAEYHRQDVTLTPCWTEAHLHGPFTRDTGKKTGTKTSTTVFLTWTMKRDLLAPDLCLR, encoded by the exons ATGGACGATGAAAAGGGATCTTCTAGCTCCAGACCTATGTCTTCGTTGAATAGTTTATTTTCGTTCACTAGTCCTGCCGTAAAGAAGTTGCTCGGTTGGAAGCAGGGCGACGAGGAGGAGAAATGGGCAGAGAAAGCGGTGTCCGCGCTAGTGAAAAAGTTAAAGAAAAGAAAGGGCGCGAACGAGGAGCTGGAACGGGCTCTGAATTGTCCTGGTACGCCGAATAAATGCGTCACAATACCGAGAAGCTTAGACGGCCAACTACAAGTGTCGCATCGTAAGGGTTTGCCACATGTTATTTATTGTCGGGTATGGAGATGGCCGGATTTGCAGTCTCACCATGAACTGAAGCCGCTCGAATTGTGCCAGTACCCTTTCTCTGCCAAGCAGAAGGAAGTTTGCATTAATCCCTACCATTATAAAAGAGTGGAGAGTCCGGTACTTCCACCGGTACTGGTCCCTAGACATTCAGAGTATCCCCCTGGACATTCTTTGCTACCGTTTCACCAGATAGCGGAACCGACGATGCCACATAATGTATCTTATTCTTCGAGTGGATTTAATGCTGGATCTACCGGAGGGGTAAATTCAACTTCGCCTATGTCTTCGGTTGGCTCGGTTCCCAGTCCAGGCAGTGCAACATCGCTGAATTCGCAGAGCCCTTATGGTACCAACGGATTACCAGAAACTCCTCCCTTAGCTTATTCGCTGCCCGAAGATGGTTCCCAACCTGGACAGTCACCGCCACCGTATCCAATGGCGATGGACACGACTGGCTCGGCCGAAGTGGCTCCAGTTTGTTATCAAGAATCACCCTATTGGGCCTCTATCGCTTATTACGAGTTAAACTGCAGAGTGGGTGAAGTTTTCCATTGTCACTCCCACTCTGTTATAGTGGACGGCTTCACAAATC ATGTAAATCGGAATACTACTATCGAGAAAACGAGAAGACACATAGGGAACGGAGTGCATCTATATTACGTAGGTGGCGAAGTATACGCGGAATGCCTCTCCGACCCTGCTTTATTCGTCCAATCTagaaattgtaatcaccatCATGGATTTCATCCTAACGCAGTTTATAAGATTCAACCGGGATGTTCGTTGAAGATATTTAATAACCAGGAGATCGCCCAGTTGCTCTCGCAAAGCGTTAACCACGGCTTCGAAACCGTCTACGAGTtaacaaaaatgtgtactatAAG AATGTCCTTTGTTAATGGATGGGGTGCTGAATACCATCGACAAGACGTCACGTTGACTCCGTGTTGGACAGAAGCACATTTACACGGACCCTTTACACGAGACACCGGCAAGAAAACTGGTACTAAAACGAGTACTACAGTATTTTTAACATGGACGATGAAAAGGGATCTTCTAGCTCCAGACCTATGTCTTCGTTGA
- the LOC143218261 gene encoding LOW QUALITY PROTEIN: protein mothers against dpp-like (The sequence of the model RefSeq protein was modified relative to this genomic sequence to represent the inferred CDS: inserted 1 base in 1 codon), translating into MDDEKRSSSSRPMSSLNSLFSFTSPAVKKLLGWKQGDEEEKWAEKAVSALVKKLKKRKGANEELERALNCPGTPNKCVTIPRILYGQLQVSHRKGLPHVIYCRVWRWPDLQSHHELKPLELCQYPFYAKQKEVCINPYHYKRVESPVLPPVLVPRHSEYPPGHSLLPFHQIAEPTMPHNVSYSSSGFNAGSTGGVNSTSPMSSVGSVPSPGSATSLNSQSPYGTNGLPETPPLAYSLPEDGSQPGQSPPPYPMAMDTTGSAEVAPVCYQESPYWASIAYYELNCRVGEVFHCHSHSVIVDGFTNPXVNRNTTIEKTRRHIGNGVHLYYVGGEVYAECLSDPALFVQSRNCNHHHGFHPNAVYKIQPGCSLKIFNNQEIAQLLSQSVNHGFETVYELTKMCTIRMSFVNGWGAEYHRQDVTLTPCWTEAHLHGPFTRDTGKKTGTKTSTTVFLTWTMKRDLLAPDLCLR; encoded by the exons ATGGACGATGAAAAGAGATCTTCTAGCTCCAGACCTATGTCTTCGTTGAATAGTTTATTTTCGTTCACTAGTCCTGCCGTAAAGAAGTTGCTCGGTTGGAAGCAGGGCGACGAGGAGGAGAAATGGGCAGAGAAAGCGGTGTCCGCGCTAGTGAAAAAGTTAAAGAAAAGAAAGGGCGCGAACGAGGAGCTGGAACGGGCTCTGAATTGTCCTGGTACGCCGAATAAATGCGTCACAATACCGAGAATCTTATACGGCCAACTACAAGTGTCGCATCGTAAGGGTTTGCCACATGTTATTTATTGTCGGGTATGGAGATGGCCGGATTTGCAGTCTCACCATGAACTGAAGCCGCTCGAATTGTGCCAGTACCCTTTCTATGCCAAGCAGAAGGAAGTTTGCATTAATCCCTACCATTATAAAAGAGTGGAGAGTCCGGTACTTCCACCGGTACTGGTCCCTAGACATTCAGAGTATCCCCCTGGACATTCTTTGCTACCGTTTCACCAGATAGCGGAACCGACGATGCCACATAATGTATCTTATTCTTCGAGTGGATTTAATGCTGGATCTACCGGAGGGGTAAATTCAACTTCGCCTATGTCTTCGGTTGGCTCGGTTCCCAGTCCAGGCAGTGCAACATCGCTGAATTCGCAGAGCCCTTATGGTACCAACGGATTACCAGAAACTCCTCCCTTAGCTTATTCGCTGCCCGAAGATGGTTCCCAACCTGGACAGTCACCGCCACCGTATCCAATGGCGATGGACACGACTGGCTCGGCCGAAGTGGCTCCAGTTTGTTATCAAGAATCACCCTATTGGGCCTCTATCGCTTATTACGAGTTAAACTGCAGAGTGGGTGAAGTTTTCCATTGTCACTCCCACTCTGTTATAGTGGACGGCTTCACAAATC ATGTAAATCGGAATACTACTATCGAGAAAACGAGAAGACACATAGGGAACGGAGTGCATCTATATTACGTAGGTGGCGAAGTATACGCGGAATGCCTCTCCGACCCTGCTTTATTCGTCCAATCTagaaattgtaatcaccatCATGGATTTCATCCTAACGCAGTTTATAAGATTCAACCGGGATGTTCGTTGAAGATATTTAATAACCAGGAGATCGCCCAGTTGCTCTCGCAAAGCGTTAACCACGGCTTCGAAACCGTCTACGAGTtaacaaaaatgtgtactatAAG AATGTCCTTTGTTAATGGATGGGGTGCTGAATACCATCGACAAGACGTCACGTTGACTCCGTGTTGGACAGAAGCACATTTACACGGACCCTTTACACGAGACACCGGCAAGAAAACTGGTACTAAAACGAGTACTACAGTATTTTTAACATGGACGATGAAAAGAGATCTTCTAGCTCCAGACCTATGTCTTCGTTGA
- the LOC143218366 gene encoding protein mothers against dpp-like, with amino-acid sequence MGRESGVRAMSHRKGLPHVIYCRVWRWPDLQSHHELKPLELCQYPFYAKQKEVCINPYHYKRVESPVLPPVLVPRHSEYPPGHSLLPFHQIAEPTMPHNVSYSSSGFNAGSTGGVNSTSPMSSVGSVPSPGSATSLNSQSPYGTNGLPETPPLAYSLPEDGSQPGQSPPPYPMAMDTTGSAEVAPVCYQESPYWASIAYYELNCRVGEVFHCHSHSVIVDGFTNPIYLITRRSPSCSRKALTTASKPSTKCPLLMDGVLNTIDKTSR; translated from the exons ATGGGCAGAGAAAGCGGTGTCCGCGCTA TGTCGCATCGTAAGGGTTTGCCACATGTTATTTATTGTCGGGTATGGAGATGGCCGGATTTGCAGTCTCACCATGAACTGAAGCCGCTCGAATTGTGCCAGTACCCTTTCTATGCCAAGCAGAAGGAAGTTTGCATTAATCCCTACCATTATAAAAGAGTGGAGAGTCCGGTACTTCCACCGGTACTGGTCCCTAGACATTCAGAGTATCCCCCTGGACATTCTTTGCTACCGTTTCACCAGATAGCGGAACCGACGATGCCACATAATGTATCTTATTCTTCGAGTGGATTTAATGCTGGATCTACCGGAGGGGTAAATTCAACTTCGCCTATGTCTTCGGTTGGCTCGGTTCCCAGTCCAGGCAGTGCAACATCGCTGAATTCGCAGAGCCCTTATGGTACCAACGGATTACCAGAAACTCCTCCCTTAGCTTATTCGCTGCCCGAAGATGGTTCCCAACCTGGACAGTCACCGCCACCGTATCCAATGGCGATGGACACGACTGGCTCGGCCGAAGTGGCTCCAGTTTGTTATCAAGAATCACCCTATTGGGCCTCTATCGCTTATTACGAGTTAAACTGCAGAGTGGGTGAAGTTTTCCATTGTCACTCCCACTCTGTTATAGTGGACGGCTTCACAAATCCAAT ATATTTAATAACCAGGAGATCGCCCAGTTGCTCTCGCAAAGCGTTAACCACGGCTTCGAAACCGTCTACGA AATGTCCTTTGTTAATGGATGGGGTGCTGAATACCATCGACAAGACGTCACGTTGA